The following proteins come from a genomic window of Citrobacter europaeus:
- the ulaB gene encoding PTS ascorbate transporter subunit IIB, with product MTVRILAVCGNGQGSSMIMKMKVDQFLTQSNIDHTVNSCAVGEYKSELSGADIIIASTHIAGEITVSGNKYVVGVRNMLSPADFGPKLLEVIKAHFPQDVK from the coding sequence ATGACCGTACGTATTCTGGCTGTGTGTGGCAATGGGCAGGGCAGTTCCATGATCATGAAGATGAAGGTGGATCAGTTTTTAACCCAGTCAAATATTGACCATACGGTGAACAGCTGCGCAGTAGGTGAATACAAAAGTGAGCTGAGCGGCGCGGATATCATCATCGCTTCTACCCATATCGCCGGTGAGATTACGGTATCTGGCAATAAATATGTTGTTGGCGTACGCAACATGCTGTCCCCTGCCGATTTTGGACCAAAACTGCTGGAAGTGATCAAGGCGCATTTCCCACAGGATGTGAAGTAA
- the ulaC gene encoding PTS ascorbate transporter subunit IIA, translating into MKLRDSLADNNSILLQAEASTWQEAVKLGVDLLVKADVVEPRYYQAILDGVEQFGPYFVIAPGLAMPHGRPEEGVKKTGFALVTLKTPLVFNHEDNDPVDILITMAAVDANTHQEVGIMQIVNLFDDEANFDRLRACRTAQEVLDLIDNATAAAV; encoded by the coding sequence ATGAAATTACGTGATTCGCTGGCAGACAATAATTCCATCCTTTTGCAAGCCGAAGCCAGTACCTGGCAGGAAGCGGTAAAGCTGGGCGTGGATCTGCTGGTTAAGGCTGATGTGGTTGAGCCACGCTACTACCAGGCCATCCTCGATGGTGTCGAACAGTTTGGCCCGTACTTTGTCATTGCGCCCGGCCTGGCGATGCCGCACGGCCGTCCGGAGGAAGGGGTCAAGAAAACCGGTTTTGCGCTGGTGACGCTGAAAACACCGCTGGTGTTTAACCACGAAGATAACGACCCGGTCGACATTCTGATAACGATGGCGGCAGTAGATGCTAACACGCACCAGGAAGTGGGCATCATGCAGATCGTGAATCTCTTTGACGACGAAGCCAATTTCGACCGTTTACGCGCCTGCCGCACCGCGCAGGAAGTGCTGGATTTAATTGATAACGCCACTGCGGCGGCTGTTTAA
- the ulaD gene encoding 3-keto-L-gulonate-6-phosphate decarboxylase UlaD produces MSLPMLQVALDNQSMSSAYETTRLIAEEVDIIEVGTILCVAEGVRAVRDLKALYPHKIVLADAKIADAGKILSRMCFEANADWVTVICCADINTTKGALEVAKEFDGDVQIELTGYWTWEQAQEWRDAGIGQVVYHRSRDAQAAGVAWGEADICAIKRLSEMGFKVTVTGGLALEDLPLFQGIPIHVFIAGRSIRDAASPVEAARQFKRSIAQLWG; encoded by the coding sequence ATGTCATTACCTATGTTGCAGGTTGCGCTGGATAACCAATCAATGTCTTCCGCATATGAAACAACGCGTCTGATTGCCGAAGAGGTCGATATCATTGAGGTGGGCACTATTCTTTGCGTGGCAGAAGGCGTACGCGCCGTACGCGATCTGAAGGCGCTTTACCCGCATAAAATTGTGCTGGCGGATGCGAAAATTGCCGATGCGGGCAAAATCCTCTCCCGCATGTGTTTTGAAGCCAACGCTGACTGGGTCACCGTCATCTGCTGTGCGGATATCAACACTACCAAGGGGGCGCTGGAGGTAGCGAAAGAATTTGACGGCGACGTGCAGATTGAACTGACCGGTTACTGGACCTGGGAGCAGGCACAGGAGTGGCGTGACGCAGGGATTGGGCAAGTTGTATATCATCGCAGTCGCGATGCGCAGGCGGCGGGTGTGGCGTGGGGAGAAGCGGATATCTGCGCAATCAAACGCCTGTCCGAGATGGGCTTTAAAGTCACCGTCACCGGCGGTCTGGCGCTGGAAGATCTGCCGCTGTTCCAGGGAATTCCGATTCACGTCTTTATTGCCGGCCGCAGTATTCGCGATGCCGCCTCTCCGGTGGAAGCGGCCCGTCAGTTCAAACGTTCTATCGCCCAGTTGTGGGGATAA
- a CDS encoding L-ribulose-5-phosphate 3-epimerase has protein sequence MLSKQVPLGIYEKALPGGECWLERLQLAKELGFDFVEMSVDETDARLARLDWNREQRLALVAAIAETGIRVPSMCLSAHRRFPLGSEDDAVREQGLEIMRKAIQFAQDIGIRVIQLAGYDVYYQQANNETRRRFRDGLKESVEMASRAQVTLAMEIMDYPLMNSISKALGYAHYLNNPWFQLYPDIGNLSAWDNDVQMELQAGMGHIVAVHVKDTKPGVFKNVPFGEGVVDFERCFETLKQSGYCGPYLIEMWSETSDDPAREVAKARDWVKARMASAGLVEAV, from the coding sequence ATGTTGTCGAAACAGGTCCCGCTCGGTATTTATGAAAAAGCGCTCCCCGGCGGGGAGTGCTGGCTGGAACGCTTGCAGCTGGCGAAGGAACTGGGCTTTGACTTTGTCGAAATGTCGGTTGATGAAACCGACGCTCGCCTGGCGCGTCTTGACTGGAACCGCGAGCAGCGTCTGGCGCTGGTGGCCGCTATCGCCGAGACAGGGATACGGGTCCCGTCCATGTGCCTGAGCGCCCATCGTCGTTTCCCGCTGGGTAGTGAAGATGATGCGGTGCGCGAACAGGGGCTGGAGATCATGCGTAAAGCCATTCAGTTTGCGCAGGATATCGGTATTCGCGTTATTCAACTGGCGGGTTACGACGTCTATTACCAGCAGGCAAATAACGAAACGCGTCGTCGGTTTCGCGATGGGCTGAAAGAAAGTGTGGAGATGGCGAGTCGTGCGCAGGTGACGCTGGCGATGGAAATCATGGATTATCCACTGATGAACTCGATCAGCAAGGCGTTGGGGTACGCCCACTATCTCAACAATCCGTGGTTCCAACTGTATCCCGATATTGGCAATTTGTCGGCGTGGGATAACGACGTGCAGATGGAGCTGCAGGCGGGGATGGGTCATATCGTTGCCGTACACGTGAAGGATACTAAACCCGGCGTATTCAAAAATGTGCCGTTTGGTGAAGGGGTTGTCGATTTTGAACGTTGTTTCGAAACGCTCAAACAGAGTGGTTATTGCGGACCGTATCTGATTGAGATGTGGAGTGAAACGTCGGACGACCCGGCACGTGAAGTGGCGAAGGCGCGCGACTGGGTGAAAGCGCGGATGGCCAGCGCGGGTCTGGTGGAGGCGGTGTAA
- a CDS encoding L-ribulose-5-phosphate 4-epimerase — translation MQKRKQQVFEANMDLPRYGLVTFTWGNVSAIDRERGLVVIKPSGVDYQTMTVDDMVVVDLHGNVVEGRYRPSSDTATHLALYRRYSSLGGVVHTHSTHATAWAQAGLAIPALGTTHADYFFGDIPCTRALTEAEVQDEYELNTGRVIVETLGEVEPLHTPGVVVYQHGPFAWGKDAHDAVHNAVVMEEVAKMAWIARGINPALSPIDGYLMNKHFMRKHGPNAYYGQK, via the coding sequence ATGCAAAAACGTAAACAGCAGGTGTTCGAGGCCAACATGGATCTACCGCGCTATGGGCTGGTGACGTTTACCTGGGGTAACGTTAGCGCCATCGACCGCGAACGCGGGTTGGTGGTGATTAAGCCCAGCGGCGTCGACTACCAAACAATGACAGTGGATGACATGGTGGTTGTGGATCTGCACGGCAACGTGGTGGAAGGACGCTATCGTCCTTCTTCCGATACCGCCACCCATCTGGCGCTGTATCGCCGCTATTCATCGCTCGGCGGCGTGGTGCACACCCACTCAACCCACGCGACGGCATGGGCGCAGGCGGGTCTGGCAATACCTGCGCTTGGTACGACGCATGCGGATTACTTCTTTGGCGATATTCCCTGTACCCGGGCTTTAACTGAAGCTGAAGTTCAGGATGAATATGAGCTGAATACCGGCAGGGTGATTGTTGAAACGCTGGGGGAGGTGGAACCTTTACATACGCCTGGCGTAGTCGTGTACCAGCATGGTCCGTTTGCCTGGGGCAAAGATGCTCACGACGCGGTACATAACGCCGTGGTGATGGAGGAGGTGGCAAAAATGGCATGGATCGCGCGTGGCATTAATCCGGCTCTCAGCCCCATTGACGGTTATCTGATGAATAAGCACTTCATGCGTAAGCACGGTCCAAACGCCTATTACGGACAGAAGTAA
- the yjfY gene encoding DUF1471 family protein YjfY — translation MRARVLTLLAVLLLSANATAAIKIDNHQARNMDDVQSLGVIYINHNFATESEATQALNEETDAQGATYYHVILTREPGSNGNMHASADIYR, via the coding sequence ATGCGAGCCCGTGTTTTGACCCTTCTGGCTGTGCTTTTGCTCAGTGCAAATGCAACGGCAGCCATCAAAATTGACAATCATCAGGCCAGGAATATGGATGATGTGCAGAGCTTAGGCGTCATTTACATAAATCATAACTTCGCCACTGAAAGTGAAGCCACTCAGGCCCTGAATGAAGAGACAGATGCGCAAGGCGCAACCTACTACCATGTGATCCTCACCAGGGAACCCGGTAGTAACGGAAATATGCACGCCAGTGCAGATATTTATCGCTAG
- a CDS encoding TSUP family transporter, with the protein MDTSFMDFSYFVIMFMVALVAGFINVVSGGGGFLSIGALLISGLPPANALATNKIQALGSSLTSGIYFLRRGHINVQEHKYVFLSAFIGSALGTTLIQFIEPELLKKLLPILIIAVAIYFIFAPNLSEPKRKRQVSLFLFSLIGGGCIGFYDGFLGAGAGSFYTLSYILLWGYSIDKAQIHSNFINLASNIASILFFIFGGKMIWSLGLVMFAGQSLGARLGATVVLTRGKKVIRPMIVIVSICISIKMLLDMY; encoded by the coding sequence ATGGATACTTCATTCATGGATTTCAGCTACTTTGTGATTATGTTCATGGTCGCGCTGGTGGCAGGCTTTATTAACGTGGTGTCAGGCGGCGGCGGTTTTCTCTCTATTGGCGCACTATTAATTTCTGGTTTACCCCCGGCTAATGCGCTGGCAACCAATAAAATTCAGGCGTTGGGCAGCTCGCTGACCTCCGGAATTTACTTTTTACGCCGGGGACATATCAACGTGCAGGAGCACAAGTATGTGTTTTTATCTGCCTTTATCGGTTCGGCGCTGGGAACGACGCTTATCCAGTTTATTGAACCGGAACTGCTGAAGAAACTGCTGCCAATCCTGATTATCGCGGTCGCCATCTACTTTATTTTTGCGCCAAATCTTAGCGAACCGAAAAGAAAGCGGCAGGTATCCCTGTTTCTCTTCTCATTGATCGGCGGGGGATGTATTGGTTTTTATGACGGCTTTCTCGGTGCCGGGGCTGGCTCCTTTTATACGCTCAGCTATATCCTGCTATGGGGATACAGTATCGATAAGGCGCAAATCCACTCGAATTTTATTAACCTGGCGTCGAACATCGCTTCGATTTTGTTTTTCATTTTCGGCGGTAAAATGATCTGGTCACTGGGGCTGGTGATGTTTGCCGGGCAGTCCCTCGGCGCACGTCTTGGCGCGACGGTCGTACTGACGCGCGGCAAGAAAGTTATCCGGCCGATGATTGTCATTGTCTCCATTTGCATCAGTATCAAAATGCTGCTGGATATGTATTAA
- the rpsF gene encoding 30S ribosomal protein S6, producing MRHYEIVFMVHPDQSEQVPGMIERYTAAITGAEGTIHRLEDWGRRQLAYPINKLHKAHYVLMNVEAPQEVIDELETTFRFNDAVIRSMVMRTKHAVTEASPMVKAKDERRERRDDFANETADDAEAGDSEE from the coding sequence ATGCGTCATTACGAAATCGTTTTTATGGTCCATCCTGACCAGAGCGAACAGGTTCCGGGTATGATCGAACGCTACACTGCTGCCATCACTGGTGCAGAAGGCACGATCCACCGTCTGGAAGACTGGGGCCGCCGTCAGCTGGCTTACCCGATCAACAAACTGCATAAAGCTCACTACGTTCTGATGAACGTTGAAGCGCCGCAGGAAGTGATCGATGAGCTGGAAACTACCTTCCGCTTCAACGATGCCGTTATCCGCAGCATGGTTATGCGTACTAAACACGCTGTTACCGAAGCATCTCCGATGGTTAAAGCGAAAGACGAGCGCCGTGAGCGTCGCGATGATTTCGCAAACGAAACCGCAGATGATGCTGAAGCTGGGGATTCTGAAGAGTAA
- the priB gene encoding primosomal replication protein N, with protein MTNRLALSGTVCRAPLRKVSPSGIPHCQFVLEHRSVQEEAGFHRQAWCQMPVIISGHENQAITHSITVGSAVTVQGFISCHKAKNGLSKMVLHAEQIELIDSGD; from the coding sequence ATGACCAACCGTCTGGCGTTGTCCGGCACCGTGTGCAGGGCTCCCCTTCGAAAGGTCAGTCCATCAGGAATTCCTCATTGCCAGTTCGTGCTTGAGCATCGTTCTGTGCAGGAGGAAGCCGGATTTCACCGGCAGGCGTGGTGCCAAATGCCCGTTATTATTAGCGGACACGAAAACCAGGCCATTACTCACAGTATAACGGTCGGTAGCGCAGTGACCGTTCAGGGGTTCATCTCTTGCCACAAGGCAAAGAACGGCCTGAGCAAAATGGTTCTGCATGCCGAGCAGATTGAATTGATAGATTCTGGAGACTAG
- the rpsR gene encoding 30S ribosomal protein S18, giving the protein MARYFRRRKFCRFTAEGVQEIDYKDIATLKNYITESGKIVPSRITGTRAKYQRQLARAIKRARYLSLLPYTDRHQ; this is encoded by the coding sequence ATGGCACGTTATTTCCGTCGTCGCAAGTTCTGCCGTTTCACCGCGGAAGGCGTTCAAGAGATCGACTATAAAGATATCGCTACGCTGAAAAACTACATCACCGAAAGCGGTAAGATTGTCCCAAGCCGTATCACCGGTACCCGTGCAAAATACCAGCGTCAGCTGGCTCGCGCTATCAAACGCGCTCGCTACCTGTCCCTGCTGCCGTACACTGATCGTCATCAGTAA
- the rplI gene encoding 50S ribosomal protein L9, producing MQVILLDKVANLGSLGDQVNVKAGYARNFLVPQGKAVPATKKNVEFFEARRAELEAKLADVLSAAEARAEKINALETVTIASKAGDEGKLFGSIGTRDIADAVTAAGVEVAKSEVRLPNGVLRTTGEHEVSFQVHSEVFAKLTVNVVAE from the coding sequence ATGCAAGTTATTCTGCTTGATAAAGTAGCAAACCTGGGTAGCCTGGGTGATCAGGTTAACGTTAAAGCGGGCTACGCTCGTAACTTCCTGGTACCTCAGGGTAAAGCTGTTCCTGCTACCAAGAAAAACGTTGAATTTTTCGAAGCGCGTCGCGCTGAACTGGAAGCTAAACTGGCTGACGTTCTGTCCGCTGCTGAAGCTCGTGCTGAGAAAATCAACGCACTGGAAACCGTAACCATCGCGTCTAAAGCTGGCGACGAAGGTAAACTGTTCGGTTCCATCGGTACTCGCGACATCGCTGACGCTGTAACTGCAGCTGGCGTTGAAGTAGCTAAGAGCGAAGTTCGTCTGCCGAACGGCGTTCTGCGTACCACTGGCGAGCACGAAGTGAGCTTCCAGGTTCACAGCGAAGTGTTTGCTAAGCTGACTGTAAACGTAGTTGCAGAATAA
- a CDS encoding DMT family transporter, which yields MEPTHQPLFARKNVVYLSAAFCCLLWGSAYPAIKSGYEIFQIATDDIPSKIVFAGYRFLFAGLLLLLLAVAQRKPIGRLSPRQYGQLTLLGLTQTSLQYIFFYVGLAFTTGVKGSIMNATGTFFSVLLAHFIYHNDKLSYNKALGCILGFTGVMVVNFSSGMDFSFSLLGDGSVVMAAFILSAATLYGKRISQTVDPTVMTGYQLGGGGLALVIGGYAFGGTLTVHGASSVAILGYLTLLSSVAFALWSILLKHNRVGMVAPFNFLIPVSGAVLSAIFLGENILEWKYALALVLVCSGIWWVNKVKR from the coding sequence ATGGAACCAACGCACCAACCTCTGTTTGCGCGTAAAAATGTTGTCTACCTGAGCGCGGCGTTCTGCTGCCTGCTGTGGGGGAGCGCCTATCCGGCGATCAAAAGCGGATATGAGATCTTCCAGATTGCCACGGATGACATTCCCTCAAAAATTGTCTTTGCCGGCTATCGCTTCCTGTTTGCAGGATTATTGCTGCTACTGCTGGCGGTGGCGCAGCGTAAACCGATTGGCCGGTTAAGCCCGCGTCAATATGGTCAGCTCACGCTGTTGGGGCTGACGCAAACCTCGCTGCAATACATCTTCTTCTATGTTGGCCTGGCGTTCACGACGGGGGTGAAAGGGTCCATCATGAACGCGACAGGGACCTTCTTCAGCGTACTGCTGGCGCATTTCATCTACCATAATGACAAACTGAGCTACAACAAAGCGCTGGGTTGTATCCTCGGCTTTACCGGCGTAATGGTGGTGAACTTTAGCAGCGGAATGGATTTTAGCTTCAGCCTGTTAGGGGATGGCTCAGTGGTGATGGCGGCCTTTATTCTCTCTGCCGCCACGTTATACGGTAAACGTATTTCTCAGACGGTGGACCCGACGGTAATGACAGGGTATCAACTGGGCGGTGGCGGTCTGGCGCTGGTTATCGGTGGTTACGCTTTTGGCGGCACGCTGACCGTTCACGGCGCGTCTTCGGTGGCGATTCTGGGCTACCTGACGTTACTCTCTTCGGTCGCCTTTGCTTTGTGGAGTATTCTGCTCAAGCATAATCGCGTGGGGATGGTAGCGCCGTTTAACTTCCTGATCCCGGTGTCGGGGGCGGTGCTGTCGGCGATTTTCCTCGGCGAGAACATTCTTGAATGGAAATATGCGCTGGCGCTGGTGCTGGTCTGCTCGGGGATCTGGTGGGTGAACAAGGTGAAGCGTTGA
- a CDS encoding OapA family protein: MPGRFELKPTLAKIWHAPDNFRIMDPLPPMHRRGIIIAAIVLVIGFLLPSSDTSDAPVVTRTAQLDLQSQSQPPTEAQLQAQLVAPQNDPGQVAPVAPEPIQEGEPDAQPQAQQSQPQTQPFQQDSGIDQQWRSYRVDSGKTLAQVFRDHNLPPTDVYAMAQVEGAGKPLSNLKDGQMVQIRQNASGVVTGLTIDTGNGQQVLFTRQPNGSFIRAR; this comes from the coding sequence ATGCCCGGGCGCTTTGAATTAAAACCAACCCTGGCGAAAATCTGGCATGCACCGGACAATTTTCGCATTATGGATCCGCTACCGCCTATGCACCGCCGCGGCATTATTATTGCTGCTATCGTGCTGGTGATAGGTTTCCTGCTCCCTTCCAGTGACACCAGCGATGCCCCTGTGGTTACGCGTACTGCTCAGCTGGATTTACAGTCGCAGTCGCAGCCGCCGACCGAGGCTCAGCTGCAGGCACAGCTCGTCGCGCCGCAAAACGATCCAGGCCAGGTCGCTCCGGTTGCCCCGGAACCAATCCAGGAAGGAGAACCTGACGCGCAGCCTCAGGCTCAGCAATCTCAGCCGCAAACGCAGCCTTTCCAACAGGATAGCGGAATTGACCAGCAGTGGCGTTCCTATCGCGTTGATTCAGGCAAAACGCTGGCGCAGGTATTCCGTGACCATAACCTCCCGCCAACCGATGTATACGCGATGGCGCAGGTTGAAGGCGCCGGAAAACCGCTGAGTAACCTGAAAGACGGTCAGATGGTGCAGATCAGGCAGAATGCCAGCGGCGTGGTGACGGGATTAACCATTGATACCGGCAATGGCCAGCAGGTACTGTTTACCCGCCAGCCTAACGGCAGTTTTATTCGCGCCCGTTAA
- the fklB gene encoding FKBP-type peptidyl-prolyl cis-trans isomerase, with the protein MANPTFDTIEAQASYGIGLQVGQQLSESGLEGLLPEALVAGIADALEGKHPAVPVDVVHRALREIHERADAVRRERFQAMAADGVKYLEENREKEGVNSTESGLQFRVLTQGEGAIPARTDRVRVHYTGKLIDGTVFDSSVARGEPAEFPVNGVIPGWIEALTLMPVGSKWELTIPQELAYGERGAGASIPPFSTLVFDVELLEIL; encoded by the coding sequence ATGGCTAACCCGACTTTTGACACTATCGAAGCGCAAGCAAGCTATGGCATTGGTTTGCAGGTAGGACAACAGCTGAGCGAATCCGGACTGGAAGGACTGTTGCCTGAAGCGCTGGTAGCGGGTATCGCTGACGCGCTGGAAGGTAAACACCCGGCAGTGCCGGTTGATGTTGTGCATCGCGCGCTGCGTGAAATCCACGAACGCGCTGATGCAGTACGTCGCGAACGTTTCCAGGCTATGGCGGCTGATGGCGTCAAATATCTGGAAGAAAACCGTGAGAAAGAGGGTGTGAACAGCACTGAATCCGGTTTGCAGTTCCGTGTTCTGACTCAGGGCGAAGGTGCTATTCCGGCGCGTACTGACCGCGTTCGCGTGCATTACACCGGTAAACTGATCGACGGTACCGTGTTTGACAGCTCTGTCGCACGCGGCGAACCGGCTGAATTCCCGGTTAACGGCGTCATCCCTGGCTGGATTGAAGCGCTGACCCTGATGCCAGTAGGTTCCAAATGGGAACTGACTATTCCTCAGGAACTGGCTTACGGCGAGCGTGGCGCTGGCGCGTCCATTCCTCCGTTCAGCACGCTGGTGTTCGACGTTGAGCTGCTTGAAATCCTGTAA
- the cycA gene encoding D-serine/D-alanine/glycine transporter encodes MVDQVKVDAAEEASSEQSLRRNLTNRHIQLIAIGGAIGTGLFMGSGKTISLAGPSIIFVYMIIGFMLFFVMRAMGELLLSNLEYKSFSDFASDLLGPWAGYFTGWTYWFCWVVTGMADVVAITAYAQFWFPELSDWVASLAVIVLLLSLNLATVKMFGEMEFWFAMIKIVAIIGLIVVGLVMVLTHFQSPTGVQASFTHLWNDGGWFPKGLSGFFAGFQIAVFAFVGIELVGTTAAETKDPEKSLPRAINSIPIRIIMFYVFALIVIMSVTPWSSVVPTKSPFVELFVLVGLPAAASLINFVVLTSAASSANSGVFSTSRMLFGLAQEGVAPKAFAKLSKRAVPAKGLTFSCICLLGGVVMLYVNPSVIGAFTMITTVSAILFMFVWTIILCSYLVYRKQRPHLHEKSIYKMPWGKLMCWVCMAFFVFVLVLLTLEDDTRQALIVTPLWFIALGLGWLFIGKKRMAGVR; translated from the coding sequence ATGGTAGATCAGGTAAAAGTCGACGCCGCTGAAGAGGCATCGTCTGAACAGTCGCTACGGCGCAATCTCACAAACCGTCATATTCAACTTATTGCCATTGGTGGCGCTATCGGCACCGGCCTGTTTATGGGCTCCGGTAAAACCATCAGTCTCGCCGGACCGTCGATCATCTTTGTTTATATGATCATCGGTTTTATGCTGTTTTTCGTCATGCGAGCAATGGGGGAATTGCTGCTCTCGAATCTGGAGTACAAATCGTTTAGTGATTTCGCCTCCGACCTGCTCGGGCCATGGGCCGGGTATTTTACCGGCTGGACCTACTGGTTCTGCTGGGTCGTTACCGGAATGGCAGACGTTGTCGCGATTACCGCGTATGCGCAATTCTGGTTTCCCGAACTGTCAGACTGGGTCGCCTCGCTGGCGGTGATCGTGCTGCTGCTGAGCCTCAACCTTGCCACTGTAAAAATGTTTGGTGAGATGGAGTTCTGGTTTGCGATGATCAAAATCGTCGCCATCATCGGCCTGATTGTCGTCGGTCTGGTGATGGTGCTGACGCACTTCCAGTCGCCAACCGGCGTTCAGGCATCGTTCACGCATCTATGGAATGACGGTGGCTGGTTCCCGAAAGGTCTGAGCGGCTTCTTTGCCGGCTTCCAGATAGCCGTGTTCGCGTTTGTGGGTATTGAGCTGGTGGGAACGACCGCTGCGGAAACCAAGGACCCGGAGAAATCTCTGCCGCGCGCCATTAACTCGATTCCGATCCGTATCATCATGTTCTACGTTTTTGCGCTGATCGTGATTATGTCCGTAACGCCATGGAGCTCGGTAGTACCAACCAAGAGCCCATTCGTTGAACTGTTTGTGCTGGTTGGTCTGCCTGCTGCGGCGAGCCTAATCAACTTTGTGGTACTGACTTCAGCGGCCTCTTCTGCAAACAGCGGCGTGTTCTCTACCAGCCGTATGCTGTTCGGCCTGGCGCAGGAGGGCGTTGCGCCTAAAGCGTTTGCCAAACTCTCAAAACGCGCAGTTCCGGCGAAGGGTTTAACCTTCTCCTGTATCTGTCTGCTGGGCGGCGTGGTGATGCTGTACGTGAATCCGAGCGTGATTGGCGCGTTCACTATGATCACCACCGTGTCGGCGATTCTGTTCATGTTCGTCTGGACCATCATTCTTTGCTCGTACCTGGTGTACCGCAAGCAACGTCCGCACCTGCATGAAAAATCAATCTACAAGATGCCGTGGGGCAAGCTGATGTGTTGGGTATGTATGGCGTTCTTCGTCTTCGTACTGGTACTGCTGACGCTGGAAGATGATACCCGTCAGGCGTTGATCGTCACGCCGTTGTGGTTCATCGCACTGGGTCTGGGCTGGTTGTTCATCGGTAAGAAACGTATGGCAGGCGTGCGTTAA
- the ytfE gene encoding iron-sulfur cluster repair protein YtfE has product MSYRDQPLGELALSIPRASALFRKYDMDYCCGGKQTLARAAARKELDLDVIEAQLAQLAEQPLEKDWRTVALAEIIDHIIVRYHDRHREQLPELILQATKVERVHADKPNVPRGLAKNLTMLHEELSSHMMKEEQILFPMIKQGMGSQAMGPISVMESEHDDAGELVEVIKHITHNVTPPPEACTTWKAMYNGINEMIDDLMEHISLENNVLFPRALAGE; this is encoded by the coding sequence ATGTCTTATCGCGATCAACCTTTAGGTGAACTGGCGCTCTCTATTCCTCGCGCTTCGGCCCTGTTTCGTAAATACGATATGGATTACTGCTGCGGCGGTAAGCAAACGCTGGCACGCGCTGCCGCGCGTAAAGAGCTGGATTTAGACGTTATTGAGGCGCAGCTCGCGCAGCTGGCTGAACAACCGCTGGAGAAAGACTGGCGTACCGTGGCTCTGGCTGAAATCATCGACCATATCATCGTGCGTTATCACGACAGACACCGCGAACAGTTGCCGGAGTTGATCCTGCAGGCCACTAAAGTTGAACGCGTTCATGCAGACAAACCGAACGTACCGCGCGGTCTGGCGAAAAACCTGACCATGCTGCATGAAGAGCTGTCCAGCCACATGATGAAAGAAGAGCAGATCCTGTTCCCGATGATCAAACAGGGCATGGGTAGCCAGGCGATGGGGCCAATCAGCGTGATGGAAAGCGAACATGACGATGCGGGTGAACTGGTCGAAGTGATCAAACACATCACCCATAACGTGACGCCGCCGCCAGAAGCCTGCACCACCTGGAAAGCCATGTATAACGGCATCAACGAGATGATCGACGACCTGATGGAACACATCAGTCTGGAAAATAATGTGTTGTTCCCGCGTGCCCTCGCAGGTGAATAA